The following is a genomic window from Amycolatopsis australiensis.
GCTCGAAATCATCGCTGCTCTCAGTGCTCTCAGTGCGTAGTACGACCGTGATTTCACGGTACCCGGTGCGACGCCCAGTGTTCTCGCCGCTTCGGCCACCGTCCGTCCCCGGTAGTAGATCTCCACCAGGACCTCTCGGTGCTCGTTCGACAGGCCGTCCATCGCGCCGAGCACGGTCATCGAGTCGACCACGCCCTGGGCGTGGTCGCGCTCGACGGCCGGGGTCGGCACGCCTTCGGCCGGTTCGGCCACTTCCTGTGGCCGCGCCGCCCGGGCGCGGGCCCGGTCGGTGACCAGGTTGCGCGCGACGGTCAGCAACCAGCCGCGCACCGAACCCTTCCCGTCGTTCTGCAGGTCGTCGGCGTGTTTCCACGCGCGGACCAGCGTCTCCTGGACCACGTCCTCGGCCGCCGCCCGATCACCGGTCAGCCTCGTCGCGTAGGCCAGCAGGCTCCGGCCGTGTTCGGCGTACAGCTGCCGAATCAGGTCTTCGCCCTTGGCCTTCTTAGGCCGCCTGCCTCCGATCGCCACCCTCGTCCTCCCGACGGTGTTCTGAGTCGGCGAGGACAGTACTGCAACCCTCGGCGCCACCGGCGGTGCGTGCGTCGAGCGCAGCGCGACCATGGTGTTCATCGGCTGCCCGTCCTTCCTCGTGCTGCCCGGAAAACCGTCGTGCTCAGGACCCGCCCGCCCGGGACGCGGTGATCTTGCTGCCGTCGGGGGCGATCGCGAACCAGGTGCCGTTGACGCCCTGGCCGTTCGCCTCGCCGAGCGCCTTGTCGCCCGCGAACTGGTAGAGCGGCCAGCCGTTGAGGGTCAGCTGCTTGCTGCCGTCCTTGCGGGTCACGGTGCCGACCTGGGTCTCCTGGATGCCCTTGAGCATCGGCGTGGCGACCCCGGCGAGCACCGGCGGCCAGGCCGCCGCGCATTCGCCGTCGCAGTTGGACGTCGGCGGCTGCGAGAAGTCCTTGTCGAACCGGTAGAGCGTCCGGCCGTCGGCGTCGGTGACGACCGCGCCGAGCCCGGTGACCGTGCCCGCCGAGAGCATCTTGTGCCCCGGCTGCCCGTGTTCCGGCCCCTGCGCCCCGGAGGCCATCTCGCTGCAGGCCGACAACGTGGCGACGGCGGCGAGCGCGACGGCGCTGACGACGACCGGCCGGATTCGGTTCATGGCGTTTCTCTCCTCGGTGAGGGCGGCACCGCCGTCCGGCGGACCTCGACACCGGGAACACGGACGGTCGCGGGAAACGGTTCAGCGCCGGCGCGCGGCCGGATGGGCGTGTTCCGGTGACCGGCACGATCTTGTCGCCGTGCGGACGCGTTCCTAAGCTGGCGACGTTCGCACCGCCGCCCCCGTCAGTTCCCGGGAGCCGCTGTGTCCGTGAAGCCCTTTCTCGCCGTGGCGTTGCTGGCCGCCGGCTGTGCCACGGCGCCGCCGCCGGCTTTCACGGCGAGGCTGACCTCCCCCACCGACGTGGTGCTCACCTGGCCCGACGACGGCGCCGGCCACCGCGTCGAGTACGCGAACGACCCGGCCGGTCCCTGGACGACGCTGCGGTTCCTGCCGCCGCACGCGACGAGCTACCACCACCCGGACCTGATCCCGGAGACGCCGTTCTACTACCGGGAACAGCCGTTCACCGGCCCGGTCTCGACGGACCTGCGCACGGCGGTATCGGGCGACACGGTGACGTTCACGTGGGCCGACCGCTCCCCGGACGAAGCCGGGTTCCTGCTGGAGATCCGGCGGCCTGGCGCACCGGACTTCGACCCGGTCGAGGTCACCGACCCGGACGTGACGACCTGCACGCTGCCGCTGCTGCCCGGGGAGGAGAAGTCGGCCTTCCGGATCCGGGCACTGCACTTCGGCCCGCTCTCCCCGGTGGTCCACCAGACCACCGGGAAGCAGCCATGAGTACCCGCTACTCCGCCGCGAGGACCTGGCGCAGGAACTGGCCCGTGTAGCTCTCCTCGATCCCGGCGACGTGCTCGGGTGTGCCCTCGGCCACGACCGTGCCACCGCCCGAGCCGCCCTCCGGGCCCATGTCGATGATCCAGTCGGAGGTCTTGATCACGTCGAGGTTGTGCTCGA
Proteins encoded in this region:
- a CDS encoding sigma-70 family RNA polymerase sigma factor — its product is MAIGGRRPKKAKGEDLIRQLYAEHGRSLLAYATRLTGDRAAAEDVVQETLVRAWKHADDLQNDGKGSVRGWLLTVARNLVTDRARARAARPQEVAEPAEGVPTPAVERDHAQGVVDSMTVLGAMDGLSNEHREVLVEIYYRGRTVAEAARTLGVAPGTVKSRSYYALRALRAAMISSGTEVAR
- a CDS encoding fibronectin type III domain-containing protein: MSVKPFLAVALLAAGCATAPPPAFTARLTSPTDVVLTWPDDGAGHRVEYANDPAGPWTTLRFLPPHATSYHHPDLIPETPFYYREQPFTGPVSTDLRTAVSGDTVTFTWADRSPDEAGFLLEIRRPGAPDFDPVEVTDPDVTTCTLPLLPGEEKSAFRIRALHFGPLSPVVHQTTGKQP